DNA sequence from the Acidobacteriota bacterium genome:
TCCGGAAACCACGAAGTATAGAGGAGCCCCCGGCACCGTGTCAATCCTACCTGGCCACCGGTAGTGGTGCATGGACGACTCGTTGAGATGGAAGACTGCGAGGGGGCGAAACCCGCGGTTTCGCATCCGGCATACCGACTGCAACCACATCCAGTGCGATGGGATATGGACCTATTCTGGAAAACAGCGAAAGCGGCTCACCGTCAAAGAGACGCCCCTTGAGATTTCGGGCCGGGGCGGCGTCTCGTCAGTCCCAGCCGCCGAAGAAATGGAGCAGCAGATTGTGCCCAGCCTGGTGGGAGGCGCATCCTTGCGGCGATCCTGGGCGGGCTTCAATCCGCCCCGACGCCTGCCGTCCTGCGGCTCTCCTCGAGGCTATTGAAGATCCGTCGATGGCTCTCAAGTGGGACTTGAGGGCTACTTGCGCCAGAAGGCTCGGGTGCAGATGACCAGCAGGGTGTAGAACTCCAGGCGGCCGGCCAGCATGCAGAAGGCCAGGACCCATTTGACGGGGGCGGCCAGGTGGCCGTAGTGCTCGTAGGGGCCTACCTTTCCCAAGCCGGGGCCGATGTTGAACATGGAGGCGGCCACGGCGGAGATGGCGGTGAGGACGTCTACCCCGAAAGCGGTCAGGAAGAGGCAGGCGGCGAAGTTGATGATGAAGGCCAGGTAGATGAGGTTGAGGAGCCCGTCGATGGCGCTTTCGTTGACCGCCTTGTCGTTGAAGCGGACGGCGAAGACGCCCCGGCGCTCCACGATGCGGCGGAACTCCCGTCCCACCACCCGCGCCAGAAGGGCGATGCGGGCCACTTTGAGTCCGCCGGCGGTGGATCCGGTGCAGCCTCCCAGGAACATCAGCGCCAGCAGCAGAAGCAGCGTGAAGGGGGGCCAAGTCTCGAAGTCGGTGGTGGAGAAGCCCGTGGTGGTCATGATGGAGACCACCTGAAAGGCGGCTTTCCTGAAGGCTTCTTCGCCTACCGCGATGCCGTTGAAATAAAGGGTGGCGGCCACGGCGCCGATGGCCCCGGCGGTGGCGGCGAAGTAGGTGCGGACTTCCAGGTCGCGCAGAAAGGGACGCGGCCTGCCCATGATGAGCAGGCGGTAGTGCATGGTGATGTTGATCCCCGCCGCGAACATGAAAAAGATGATGACGTACTCGATCAGCGGCGAGTTGAAGGCCTCGACGCTGATGTTGCGGGTCGAGAACCCTCCCGTGGCCATGGTGGTGAAGGTGTGGCAGACGGAGTCGAAGGGGTCCATGCCGGCCAGCCGCAGGGCCACGTATTGGGCGATGGAGAAGGCGGCGTAGATGCGCCACAGGCTCTTGGCCGTTTCAGCGATGCGCGGCTTGATCTTCTCGGAGGAGGCTCCTGAGAACTCGGCCCGGTAGAGCTCCATTCCCCCCACTCCCACCAGAGGCAGGATGGCCACCGCCAGCACGATGATCCCCATGCCCCCCACCCACTGGGTGAAGGAACGCCAGAACAGGAGGCTGCGGGGAAGCGGTTCGATGGCGGTCAGGATGGTGGCGCCGGTGGTGGTGAATCCCGAAACCGATTCGAAGAAGGCGTCGGTGAAACTCGAGAAGAAGGGCGAGAAGTAAAAGGGCAGCGCACCCACGATGCCGGCTCCGACCCAGGTGAGGATCACCAGCATGATGCCTTCGCGGTTATTGAACTGACGGTGCTCAGGCTTGTACGAATAGACCAGCCCCGCGCCCGCCAGGACCGATATGGCGGTGGAAAGCCCCAGCGGCAGCAAGCCCTCGTCGTTGTCGTAGATCGCCAGGCCCAGGGCCACCGCCATCGCTCCGCTGAGGGCCAGGACGAAGAGTCCGAGGATTCTGAGTTGGTTGGGCCAGTGGATCACGAGCTAGCGCCCCGCGATGAAAGCCGATTCGAGTTTGGGAACGAGGTTTTCCAGGCAGAAGAAGAGGACCCGGTCGCCGGGATTGATCATAGCGTCGCCGCGGGGGACGATGACCTTGCCTGAGGGAGAGGCGATGGCTCCCACGATGGCTCCGTGAGGCAGGTGGACGTCGCGCAGCTTGCGCCCTACGTACTTCGATTCCTTGCTGGCCATCAGTTCGATGGCCTCGGCCTCTTCTTCGCGGAAGGTGGTGACCGAAACCACTTTGCCTTTGCGCACGAACTGGAGGATGCGGTCGACGACCGCCAGCCGGGTTGAAAAGGCCGAGTTGATTCCCAAAAGCTGTCCCATGGGAAGAAAGTCAAGCCGGTTGATGAGGGCCACTGCTTTTCTGGCCTCCAGGCGCTTGGCCAGCAGCGAGGCGATGATGTTGTCTTCGTCGTGGCCCGTCAGGGCCAGGAAGGCGTCGATGCCCTCGATGTTTTCTTCCACCAGCGCCGCTTGGTTGGTGCCGTCGTTGTTGACCACCACGGTATCCCGAACCAGGGTGGCGATCTTCTCGCAGCGCTTGAGGTCCTTTTCGAAGAGCTTGACCTGCACGCCCTTGCGCTCTAACTGCAGGGCCAGCTCGATGCCCAGTTGCTTGCCGCCCACGATGAAGACCCGCTTGAGCCTTTCCTGGCTCTGCACGCCCATAAACTCGAAGCAAGCCTCCAACTCGTCGGTAGGGACCACGATGTAGACGTGGTCGTTGGGACGCAGCACGTCGTGTCCGCGCGGAATGATGGCTTTGTGGCCGCGGAAGAGGATGGCGATGAGGGAGTTCTCGGGCGGGCCGGCCTCATCCATTTCGGCCATGGTCTTGCCAACCACCCAACTGTCGGGGGCCACGTTCATCCCGAAGAGCTTGATGCGTCCGTCGGCGAACTCCAGGATGTCGCTGACTCCCGGAAGTCCGATGACGCGCATGATGCGCTCGGCGGTTTCGCGGTCGGGATGGATGACCAGGTCGATGTCGAGCAGTTCCTTGCCGCACATGGCCCGCCAGCGGTCGACCTCATGGGTGCGCAACCGCGCCACCTTGATCTTGACGTTGGAATGGGCCTGGGCGATGAGGCAGCCCAGGATGTTGGCTTCGTCGCTGTTGGTGACCGCGATCATCATGTCGGCCTTGTCCAGGCCGGCCTTCTCCAGGGTTTTGACGCTGGAGGCGGTCCCATATACGACCTTGGCGTCCAGAGTCTCCTCCAGACGCGCACAGCGGTCTTCGTTGTTCTCGACGATGACCACTTCGCTCTTCTCGCGGATGAGGCGGCGGGCCACCAATTGCCCCACTTCTCCTCCGCCCAGTATGAGTACTCGCATGCGAAAGGCCTGTTATACACCGATTCAGCGCTGACTTAAAGCCGCGGCCGGGCTCCCATCACCGCGGCTGATGAGGGCTTTCTGCTATTCTGCCTTCCTATCCATGCGATTCGCAGAACATTATCGCTCTGGGGGACCCGTTTTCTCCTTCGAGCTGTTCCCCCCCAAGAGCGACCAAGGCATGAAGGAACTCGAGCGCCGGCTTCCCAAGCTGGTTGCGCTCCAGCCCTCCTTTATCACCGTCACTTACGGAGCCATGGGGAGCACCCGCGAGCGCACGCTGGAAATCGTCCGGCTGGTCGCCGGCCACGGCATGGAAACGGCTCACCACTTGACCTGCGTGGGCGCCAGCCGGGGTGAACTGAGCCGCCAGATCGATGAGATCGCCAAGTGGGGCATCGAAAATATCGTGGCCCTGCGCGGCGATCCTCCCCAGGGCAGCGAGGCCTTCGTGGCCCCCGAGGACGGCTTCTCCAACGCCTACCAACTGGTCGACCTCATTCGCAGCAAGGGGCGCTTCGGGGTGGCCGTGGCGGGCTATCCCGAGAAACATGTCGAAGCCTCCGACTTCGATACTGACGTGAAGTGGCTCAAGCACAAGGTCGATCATGGCGCCGACGCCATCATCACTCAGCTCTTCTACCGCAACCGGGCTTTTTTCCGCTTCCTTGGGCGTTGCCGCGAAATGGGAATCGAGCAACCCATCGTTCCCGGGCTTCTGCCCATCCTCAGCACCCACCAGATCAGGCGCATCAGTTCCATTTGCGGCTGCACCATTCCGCAGGGCTTGCTGGCTGAATTGATGGAGGCTGGAGAGGACGAGTCAAAGGTCTGCGAGATCGGCATCCGCTACACCGTCGAGCAGGCGGTCGAACTGCTGCAGCAGGGAGTGCCGGGGATTCACTTCTACGTGCTCAACCGCTACTTCCACATCAACGAAATCATGCAGAGGTTGCGCGAGAGGATAGCCCAGGCCCGCCGACTGGCTACTTGAAGGGTGAGACCTTGCGGCGATCCTGGTAGTGCTTCCGATGGCTCAGCGGTCGTCGGGCACCTGGGCGGTTTCCCGCTGTCTCCAGTAGAAGCTGGATACCACCTGCTCGTACTTGGGCAGGGCGGCTTTTAAGTCTTCTTCCGAGCGTGAGGAGAGGACCAGCAGCACGAAGTAATCGGGTACTTCGGTCACGGCCGTGATCTCGTGACGCATTCCCGGACAGTCGTAGCTTTTGACGATGAACTCGTGCCCCAGATTGGCACGGCTCAGCTTGACATCCTTGATTTCGAATGCCGGGCAGACGGCTTTGAAGCTCTCCACGTTGCGCTTGACGAAGGCTTCCAGGCTTTCGTCTTGCTGCTGTTCGTTCCGCCCCAGCGCCTCCTGCCCGTGTTCGCCACGCTCGGGATCCACCAGGCGGATGAAGAGGATGGCGGGGGCCTCGCGCCAGTCCATGCCTTCTTTGTGGAGGACGAAGTGAGCCAGTTGAGCCGCCTCGTTGTTGATCATCCAGCCGCTGGGCTCGAGAAAGCCGAAAGAAAAGGTGCGTCCGTTGAAGGAGCGCATGGAGCCCTCTTGGGCCCACAGGACCCCCAAAGTCATGAAAAAAAGGATGATGCAGACGGTCCGTCGCATAAAACCGAGTCTACCACGCAATTGTGTTGGGCGGGAGCTTTCGCTATGCTAAGGCGGTGGGCCGGCAGGGGGCCGATCTGGTCTCTTCCGGCGGCTGCAGAGACGACCCTCTTTGAGACTGGAAACCAGCACGATAGATAGGAATCAGCGCTATGCCCAAAGATACGCTCACCATCAGGGACAACCGGACAGGACGCGAGTACGAGTTGGACATCACCGACGACACCATCCGCGCCATTGAGCTTCGTCAGATCAAAGTCCGCGAGGAGGAGTTCGGGATGCTCAGCTACGATCCCGGCTACACCAATACCGCATCCTGCCGCAGCTCCATCACCTACATCGACGGCGCCAAGGGGATTCTGCGCTACCGCGGCTACCCGATCGAGCAACTGGCGGAGCGCTTTTCCTTCATGCAGGTGGCCTACCTCATCTTCAACGGCGAATTGCCCGACCAGCAGCAGGAAGCAGCGTTCCTGCGCTCCATCGACCGCCATCGCATCGTCAACACCAGCCTGCGGCGCCTGATGGAGTCCTTCCACCACGATGCCGACCCCATGCACATGCTGGCGGCCGGGGTGGCCGGGGTAGGAGCCTTGCATCCGGAAGCGTCCGACGTCTCGGACGAGGAGAACCGCCGTACCCAGATCCGCAGGTTGGTCAGCCAGATTCCCTGTATTGCGGCCTACGCCTACCGGCACAAGACCGGCCAGGTCTTCGTCGATCCCGACCCTTCCTTGAGCTACTGCGAGAATTTCCTCCACATGATGTTCGGAGGGCCCGGAGGCAAGGACCTGAACCCGACCCTGGTCAAGGCTCTGGACGTGCTTTTCGTGCTGCATGCCGATCACGAGCAGAATTGCAGCACGGCCACCATGCGCAGCGTGGGAAGCTCCAATCCCGGTCCCTACTTGTCGGCGGCGGCGGCCATCGGCGCACTGGCGGGTCCTCTGCATGGCGGCGCCAATACGGCGGTGCTGCGCATGCTGGGCGAGATCGGCAGCAAGGACAACATTCCCGAATACATCGAACAGGTCAAAGCCGGCGAAGTCCGCTTGATGGGCTTCGGGCACCGCGTCTACAAGAATTACGACCCGCGCGCCCGCATCATCAAGAAGATGGCCGACGAGGTCTTCCAGGTCACGGGCACCAACCCTCTGCTCGAGATCGCCCTGGAGTTGGAGAAGATCGCCCTTCACGAAGATTACTTCGTGGACCGCAAGCTCTACCCCAACGTCGACTTCTATTCGGGGCTGATCTATCAGTCGATGGGATTTCCCAGCGGCTTCTTTACCGTGCTCTTCGCTATCGCCCGGACAGTCGGGTGGCTGGCCCAGTGGGAAGAGCTGATGGTGGACGGCGAAAAGCGCATCGCGCGTCCTCGCCAGGTCTACACTGGACACGGCAAGCGGGATGTCTAGTTCCGGACCGGTTGAAAAACGAAGGACTCCTCTTGATCGATTTCGACGTTCCTGAAATAGGCGTGGCCCTGGAAACGGTGGAGAGCGGCGTGGCGCTGGGGCTGGAAGTGCGGCGGGCCGTGGCTCACGACGCACTGCAGAAAGAAGACCGCTCCCCGGTGACGGTGGCTGACTTTTCCATTCAGGCCCTGGTGGCCCGCCGTCTGCAGCAGGCTTTTCCCCGAGTGCCGCTGGTTGCCGAAGAACGCTCCGACGAGTTGCGGCAGCCCGGCCACGCAGCGGTTTGCCGACAGGTGCTGGAGTGGGTTTCCCGCTTCGTCGACCCGGGCGGCAGGGAAGAGGTTTTCGGCTGGATCGATCACGGAGCCTCCGATCCCGCCCGCCGCTTCTGGACTCTCGATCCCATTGACGGAACCAAGGGCTTTTTACGCGGAGGGCATTGGGCCGTATGCCTGGCTTTGTTGGAAGACCACCAGGTGCGCCTGGGCGTTTTGGGGTGTCCTCACTGGTCGGCCGAGGTGGGATGGCAAGCGCAGGGTCCCGGCGGTCTGGTGCTGGCGGTCCGAGGAGAGGGCTGCTGGTGGCGTCCCCTGGGCGGCGATGAGCCCTTGCGTCCTCTGCAGGCTTCCGGCCGCGATCGGCCCGAGGACGCCCGCATACTGCGTTCTTACGAGTCGGGTCACACCAACGAAGAGCAGATGGAGCGCCTGGTGGAGGAAATCGGAGCCCGGGCCGACCCCGTCCTCATGGACAGCCAGGCCAAGTATGCGGCCCTGGCAGCCGGCCAGGGAGACGTGCTGGTGCGTCTCTTGCGTCCTGACAAGACCGGCTACAAAGAGAAGATCTGGGATCAGGCCGCCGGGTCGCTGGTCATCCAGGAAGCCGGCGGCCAGGTCACCGACCTGGACGGGCGGGCCCTGGATTTCTCGACCGGCCGCAAACTGCTCAATAACCGCGGAATCCTGGCTTCCAACGGCAGGCTTCACCAGGCTTGCCTGCAAGCGCTGCAGGCTCTGCAGGTGGCCTGAGCGACTTGTAGTTGAAACCCTGCCCCGGTATAATCCCGCCTTTGTGCTCAGCAAGGAAGGTATTGCCTCTCGGCTCCGTTAGGCCCGGCTAAGAGCCCGCCGCTGCCGCTCGGCAGTGCTCACCTCAAGAAAAACCCAGAGATTCCCATCCCATGAAAGTCCAAGTCGAGTTGGAAGACGTCAGCCAGGTCAAGAAAAAGCTGACGGTCGAGGTGCCCCCCGAAGAGACCGACAAAGAATACAAGCGGATTGTGGGACAGTACCGGGGCATGGCCTCTTTGCCCGGTTTCCGCCGGGGACGGGCCCCTTCGGGCCTGATCAAGCGCCGCTTCAAGGAAGACATTCAAGACGAATTGTACCGGAAGCTGGTTCCCAAGGCCTACGACGAGGCCATCAAGCAACACGAACTGCAGCCGATCTCCGAACCCCGTGTCGAGGATGTCGAATACGAGGAGGGGAGCGTCCTCAGGTTCACGGCCGTCCTGGAGGTGTTGCCCGAGTTCAAGACTCCTCGATACCGGGGGCTGGAGGTGGAAGCCCCTTCCATCCAGGTGACCCCTGGCGACATCGATGAGGAACTGCAGCGGGTGCGCGAGCAGTTCGCCAGCCTGGTGGCGGTGGAGGGGCGCGAGGTGGAACAAGGCGATTACGCCACCATCGTCCTCAAGGGGTGGTATCTGGAGGAAGACGAGTCCCAGGCCGAGGAGGAGAGGGAGGCCGACATCCACGATGAGAGCGTAGTGGTGCAGGTGGGCGACCAACGCACCCATCCGGCCTTCACCCGTGCCCTGGTGGGGATGAAGGAAGGCGATGAAGAGAGCTTTCAGGTGGAATACGAGCCCGACTATGCCGATAAGAATCTGGCCGGGCGCAAGGTGGCCTATGAGATCCTCCTCACCGAGATCAAGGAAAAGCAGCTTCCCAAGCTCGACGACGACTTCGTCAAAGACCTGGATGTGGAAGATGTGGAAACCCTCGCCCAGCTTCGCGACAGGATCGCCGAGCGGCTGGGCCAGCGCAAAGAACAGCAGAAGGACGAAGCCATCTACGCCTCACTGGCTCAGCAGATGATCGACGGAACTTCCTTCGAGGTGCCGGACGCGCTGGTGGAGGAGCGAATCGATCAGAGGATTCAACAGGTGGCGTATAATATGATGAATCAGGGCATG
Encoded proteins:
- the metF gene encoding methylenetetrahydrofolate reductase [NAD(P)H], which translates into the protein MRFAEHYRSGGPVFSFELFPPKSDQGMKELERRLPKLVALQPSFITVTYGAMGSTRERTLEIVRLVAGHGMETAHHLTCVGASRGELSRQIDEIAKWGIENIVALRGDPPQGSEAFVAPEDGFSNAYQLVDLIRSKGRFGVAVAGYPEKHVEASDFDTDVKWLKHKVDHGADAIITQLFYRNRAFFRFLGRCREMGIEQPIVPGLLPILSTHQIRRISSICGCTIPQGLLAELMEAGEDESKVCEIGIRYTVEQAVELLQQGVPGIHFYVLNRYFHINEIMQRLRERIAQARRLAT
- a CDS encoding inositol monophosphatase family protein, which codes for MIDFDVPEIGVALETVESGVALGLEVRRAVAHDALQKEDRSPVTVADFSIQALVARRLQQAFPRVPLVAEERSDELRQPGHAAVCRQVLEWVSRFVDPGGREEVFGWIDHGASDPARRFWTLDPIDGTKGFLRGGHWAVCLALLEDHQVRLGVLGCPHWSAEVGWQAQGPGGLVLAVRGEGCWWRPLGGDEPLRPLQASGRDRPEDARILRSYESGHTNEEQMERLVEEIGARADPVLMDSQAKYAALAAGQGDVLVRLLRPDKTGYKEKIWDQAAGSLVIQEAGGQVTDLDGRALDFSTGRKLLNNRGILASNGRLHQACLQALQALQVA
- a CDS encoding potassium transporter TrkG, yielding MIHWPNQLRILGLFVLALSGAMAVALGLAIYDNDEGLLPLGLSTAISVLAGAGLVYSYKPEHRQFNNREGIMLVILTWVGAGIVGALPFYFSPFFSSFTDAFFESVSGFTTTGATILTAIEPLPRSLLFWRSFTQWVGGMGIIVLAVAILPLVGVGGMELYRAEFSGASSEKIKPRIAETAKSLWRIYAAFSIAQYVALRLAGMDPFDSVCHTFTTMATGGFSTRNISVEAFNSPLIEYVIIFFMFAAGINITMHYRLLIMGRPRPFLRDLEVRTYFAATAGAIGAVAATLYFNGIAVGEEAFRKAAFQVVSIMTTTGFSTTDFETWPPFTLLLLLALMFLGGCTGSTAGGLKVARIALLARVVGREFRRIVERRGVFAVRFNDKAVNESAIDGLLNLIYLAFIINFAACLFLTAFGVDVLTAISAVAASMFNIGPGLGKVGPYEHYGHLAAPVKWVLAFCMLAGRLEFYTLLVICTRAFWRK
- a CDS encoding citrate synthase, with the protein product MPKDTLTIRDNRTGREYELDITDDTIRAIELRQIKVREEEFGMLSYDPGYTNTASCRSSITYIDGAKGILRYRGYPIEQLAERFSFMQVAYLIFNGELPDQQQEAAFLRSIDRHRIVNTSLRRLMESFHHDADPMHMLAAGVAGVGALHPEASDVSDEENRRTQIRRLVSQIPCIAAYAYRHKTGQVFVDPDPSLSYCENFLHMMFGGPGGKDLNPTLVKALDVLFVLHADHEQNCSTATMRSVGSSNPGPYLSAAAAIGALAGPLHGGANTAVLRMLGEIGSKDNIPEYIEQVKAGEVRLMGFGHRVYKNYDPRARIIKKMADEVFQVTGTNPLLEIALELEKIALHEDYFVDRKLYPNVDFYSGLIYQSMGFPSGFFTVLFAIARTVGWLAQWEELMVDGEKRIARPRQVYTGHGKRDV
- the trkA gene encoding Trk system potassium transporter TrkA; this encodes MRVLILGGGEVGQLVARRLIREKSEVVIVENNEDRCARLEETLDAKVVYGTASSVKTLEKAGLDKADMMIAVTNSDEANILGCLIAQAHSNVKIKVARLRTHEVDRWRAMCGKELLDIDLVIHPDRETAERIMRVIGLPGVSDILEFADGRIKLFGMNVAPDSWVVGKTMAEMDEAGPPENSLIAILFRGHKAIIPRGHDVLRPNDHVYIVVPTDELEACFEFMGVQSQERLKRVFIVGGKQLGIELALQLERKGVQVKLFEKDLKRCEKIATLVRDTVVVNNDGTNQAALVEENIEGIDAFLALTGHDEDNIIASLLAKRLEARKAVALINRLDFLPMGQLLGINSAFSTRLAVVDRILQFVRKGKVVSVTTFREEEAEAIELMASKESKYVGRKLRDVHLPHGAIVGAIASPSGKVIVPRGDAMINPGDRVLFFCLENLVPKLESAFIAGR
- the tig gene encoding trigger factor, encoding MKVQVELEDVSQVKKKLTVEVPPEETDKEYKRIVGQYRGMASLPGFRRGRAPSGLIKRRFKEDIQDELYRKLVPKAYDEAIKQHELQPISEPRVEDVEYEEGSVLRFTAVLEVLPEFKTPRYRGLEVEAPSIQVTPGDIDEELQRVREQFASLVAVEGREVEQGDYATIVLKGWYLEEDESQAEEEREADIHDESVVVQVGDQRTHPAFTRALVGMKEGDEESFQVEYEPDYADKNLAGRKVAYEILLTEIKEKQLPKLDDDFVKDLDVEDVETLAQLRDRIAERLGQRKEQQKDEAIYASLAQQMIDGTSFEVPDALVEERIDQRIQQVAYNMMNQGMDPQSAQIDWRAVRRDLRPEAEKDVRLALILNQVARDEGIEIGDSDLEEEIAKMAESSQQPPEKVRQRLRSEGSLEGFRERLLRRRAMERVEKSAQISEEKP